A stretch of the Balneola vulgaris DSM 17893 genome encodes the following:
- a CDS encoding ectonucleotide pyrophosphatase/phosphodiesterase: MRHLFILFIGIVSLNCVSSDSTTELDGPQLLLISFDGFRADYLSKTDTPNFDSLVEEGVVSDGLIPIFPTKTFPNHYTIVTGLYPENSGLVGNNMYDPEMDAYYRISDREAVENPDWYWGEPIWNTVEKAGKRAGTMFWVGSEAPVQGMRPTYWEYYDGSMSEELRIDRVLGWMTDSSKAVNLGTLYFSFLDDAGHGYGPDSEEVVEAIKRADSLVGYLLHKLKAVDPGRKINMMIVSDHGMTALSRERIVVLDDYVDVNDLELISYSPVLKFNVSEGKEEAVYQALKANEQDGFKIYKKEDIPERYHLKNNRRVQDFLMEAAEGYTINTKEYFDRRPDYPSGGTHGFDNANTEMHAVFIAHGPAFKNGLRIEPIENIHLYELMAKILEVEPAPNDGSLEAVESVLK; the protein is encoded by the coding sequence ATGAGACATTTATTTATACTATTTATTGGGATTGTATCACTTAACTGTGTGAGTAGTGACAGTACTACAGAACTAGATGGTCCACAGTTATTATTGATTTCGTTTGACGGTTTTAGAGCCGATTATCTATCAAAAACAGACACACCGAATTTTGATAGTTTAGTGGAAGAAGGGGTAGTTTCAGATGGTTTGATTCCCATTTTCCCAACAAAGACATTTCCAAATCACTATACCATTGTAACAGGACTGTATCCTGAGAATAGTGGCTTAGTGGGTAACAACATGTATGATCCTGAAATGGATGCATACTATAGAATAAGCGATCGCGAAGCTGTTGAAAATCCAGATTGGTATTGGGGAGAGCCTATTTGGAATACCGTAGAAAAAGCAGGTAAAAGAGCAGGTACTATGTTTTGGGTTGGATCTGAAGCTCCTGTTCAAGGAATGCGCCCTACGTACTGGGAGTATTATGATGGAAGTATGAGCGAAGAGCTTCGTATCGATCGTGTTTTAGGCTGGATGACAGACTCGAGCAAAGCCGTAAATTTAGGTACTTTATACTTTAGCTTCTTAGATGATGCAGGTCATGGGTATGGTCCTGATTCAGAAGAAGTAGTAGAGGCCATCAAGCGAGCTGATTCATTAGTAGGTTATTTACTGCATAAATTAAAAGCAGTAGACCCAGGGCGAAAAATCAACATGATGATCGTTTCTGATCATGGTATGACGGCACTTTCACGTGAACGAATCGTTGTACTTGATGATTACGTGGATGTGAATGATTTAGAGCTAATATCTTATTCGCCGGTATTAAAGTTCAATGTATCAGAAGGAAAAGAAGAAGCTGTATACCAAGCATTGAAAGCCAATGAACAAGACGGGTTTAAAATCTATAAGAAAGAAGATATACCGGAACGTTATCACTTAAAGAATAACCGACGAGTTCAAGATTTCTTGATGGAAGCGGCTGAAGGCTATACCATCAACACAAAGGAATATTTTGATCGTCGCCCTGATTATCCAAGTGGCGGTACGCACGGATTCGATAATGCGAACACAGAAATGCATGCAGTGTTTATTGCTCATGGCCCTGCTTTTAAGAATGGTTTAAGAATTGAGCCGATCGAAAACATTCATCTTTATGAGCTTATGGCAAAAATTCTAGAAGTAGAACCAGCTCCGAATGATGGAAGTCTGGAAGCCGTTG
- a CDS encoding TonB-dependent receptor: MKKVLLLPIFVMLFSVMALAQGVTTSSISGKVVDENGEPLAGATIVALHNPSGATFGTSAQVNGNFNLPAVRVGGPYTIRVTFIGFTTWEKENVNLELGANLELSVILREGAYELEGVEVLAQVGSGGENSGTKTQISSAQIDALPNTDRDLNDFLRLTPQSSSFGGGITFAGVNNRFNALYIDGAVNNDVFGLSSSGTNGGQTGITPFSIDIIDQLQVVLSPYDVTYGGFAGGGINAVTKSGTNTYKGSVYTYLQNENFIGKTNGTLADRFDIEREKVDEFTEKVYGFTVGGPVIEDKLFFFANVELQRDETPSTFEVERYTSEAGRAQVADLTNLRNYLISNYDYDPGTFGSVTDNLDGEKVFFKLDYNINSSNYLTLRHQYTKAEEFNRNTGGSRDIRFANTGVYFPSVTNSTALELNSLFGTDYSNNLIISYVTVRDDRDPIGGDFPYVIIEDGSNGEIEFGSEQFSTGNQLDQDIFSITNNFRIFKGDHTITLGTHNEFYSIYNLFIRQNYGVYRFDSLADFLNDNPASEYNRSYSLVDNVSGDGSAAGADFDAMQLGFYAQDEWNVNSQLTLTAGLRLDIPVIGTDPEEDTYFNNTALPKMQAFYPEAEDARAGEAPDGQIMFSPRFGFNYDVNDDNRTIIRGGLGIFTSRIPFVWPGAMYSNNGLTIGSVDEDDITGPINFRSDIQNQYTNPNFTTPSGQMDLFSKDFKYPQIFRTNLGLDAVLPYGITSTFEAMFTKTLNNVVYTNINSDPTVDFAWTGTPDSRNVYNRDDIDDAYSAVYLATNTSQGYTYNLSASFAKQWDNGLSATFAYSYGDSYALNEGTSSQNSSQWRGQVSIDGRNNPVYGRSDFAVGHRYVSSLTYKFSWGPDKAQTTSVSLFANGQSGTPYSYVIAGSRARNLNNETGSTSRNRSLAYIPRNASEINLVDYTSGGQTVTAAEQWNKLNNLIESDSYLDSRRGKYAEKNGDWSPFVSIFDLGIRQDVGIRAGGQLHRLQLSLDISNIANMLNKDWGVVYNVPGSFNNYYLYQFEGYEGDGTTPQFTFRDGETGDERFNISGFSSRWRMRVGVRYLFN; encoded by the coding sequence ATGAAAAAAGTATTATTACTTCCAATTTTTGTGATGCTATTTTCAGTAATGGCTTTGGCACAAGGGGTTACTACTTCATCAATCAGCGGAAAAGTTGTTGATGAAAACGGTGAGCCTTTAGCTGGCGCTACTATTGTTGCATTACATAACCCTTCAGGGGCTACATTTGGAACTTCAGCACAAGTAAACGGTAATTTCAACTTACCTGCTGTACGTGTTGGTGGTCCATACACTATTCGAGTTACTTTCATAGGTTTCACAACCTGGGAAAAAGAAAACGTAAACCTAGAATTAGGTGCAAACCTTGAGTTAAGCGTTATTCTTCGTGAAGGTGCTTATGAGCTTGAAGGTGTTGAAGTTCTTGCACAAGTAGGATCAGGTGGTGAGAACTCTGGTACTAAAACTCAGATTTCTTCTGCTCAAATCGACGCACTTCCAAACACGGATCGCGATCTAAACGACTTCCTACGTTTAACTCCACAATCAAGCAGCTTTGGTGGTGGTATTACTTTCGCAGGTGTTAACAACCGCTTTAACGCACTTTATATTGACGGTGCGGTAAACAATGACGTTTTCGGTCTTTCTTCTTCTGGTACTAATGGTGGCCAAACTGGTATTACTCCATTCAGTATCGATATTATCGACCAGTTACAAGTTGTATTATCTCCATACGATGTTACTTACGGTGGTTTCGCTGGTGGTGGTATCAACGCGGTAACTAAGTCTGGTACAAACACATACAAAGGTTCTGTTTATACTTACTTACAGAACGAAAACTTCATTGGTAAAACCAACGGTACTCTTGCTGATCGTTTTGATATCGAAAGAGAAAAAGTTGATGAGTTTACTGAGAAAGTATACGGTTTCACAGTTGGCGGCCCTGTAATTGAAGATAAATTATTCTTCTTCGCTAACGTTGAGCTTCAAAGAGACGAAACTCCTTCTACTTTCGAAGTAGAGCGTTACACTTCTGAAGCAGGTCGTGCACAGGTTGCAGACTTAACAAACCTACGTAACTACCTAATCAGTAATTACGATTACGATCCAGGTACTTTCGGTAGTGTTACTGATAACTTAGACGGTGAGAAAGTTTTCTTTAAGCTTGATTACAACATCAACAGCAGTAACTACCTTACTCTACGTCACCAGTATACTAAAGCAGAAGAGTTTAACAGAAACACTGGCGGTAGCCGTGATATCCGTTTTGCAAACACGGGTGTTTACTTCCCATCTGTAACTAACTCTACAGCTCTTGAATTAAACTCTTTGTTTGGTACTGATTACTCAAACAACTTAATCATCAGTTATGTTACTGTACGTGATGACCGTGACCCAATCGGTGGCGACTTCCCATACGTTATTATCGAAGATGGTAGCAATGGTGAAATCGAATTCGGTTCTGAGCAGTTCTCTACTGGTAACCAGTTAGATCAAGATATCTTCTCGATCACTAACAACTTCAGAATTTTCAAAGGCGACCATACTATTACTTTAGGTACGCACAACGAATTCTACAGCATTTATAACTTATTCATCCGTCAGAACTACGGTGTTTACAGATTTGATAGTTTAGCTGACTTCTTAAATGATAACCCAGCATCAGAATACAACCGTTCTTACTCTTTAGTAGATAACGTATCTGGTGATGGTTCTGCTGCCGGTGCCGACTTCGACGCTATGCAGTTAGGTTTCTACGCACAGGATGAGTGGAATGTAAACTCTCAGTTAACGTTAACAGCTGGTTTAAGACTTGATATCCCAGTTATCGGAACGGATCCTGAAGAAGATACTTACTTCAACAACACAGCTCTTCCAAAAATGCAAGCTTTCTACCCAGAAGCTGAAGATGCAAGAGCAGGTGAAGCACCAGACGGACAAATCATGTTCTCTCCACGTTTTGGTTTTAACTACGATGTGAACGACGACAACAGAACCATTATTCGTGGTGGTTTAGGTATCTTCACTAGCCGTATTCCTTTTGTATGGCCAGGTGCTATGTATAGCAACAACGGTTTAACAATCGGTAGTGTTGACGAAGATGATATTACTGGACCAATTAACTTCCGTTCAGATATCCAGAACCAGTACACTAACCCGAACTTCACTACTCCGTCGGGTCAAATGGATCTATTTTCTAAAGACTTCAAGTACCCACAGATCTTCAGAACTAACTTAGGTCTTGATGCAGTTCTTCCTTACGGAATTACTTCAACTTTCGAAGCGATGTTCACTAAAACATTGAATAATGTTGTGTACACGAACATAAACAGTGATCCTACTGTAGACTTCGCTTGGACTGGTACTCCTGATAGCCGTAACGTATACAACCGTGATGACATCGATGATGCATACAGCGCTGTATACCTAGCTACTAACACTTCTCAGGGTTACACTTACAACTTGTCTGCTTCTTTTGCTAAGCAGTGGGATAACGGACTTTCTGCAACCTTTGCATACTCTTACGGAGATTCTTATGCATTGAACGAAGGTACTTCTTCTCAGAACTCTTCTCAGTGGAGAGGCCAAGTAAGTATTGATGGTAGAAACAATCCAGTTTACGGTAGATCTGATTTCGCTGTAGGCCACAGATATGTTTCTTCATTAACGTACAAGTTTAGCTGGGGTCCAGATAAGGCACAAACTACTAGCGTTTCATTATTCGCTAATGGCCAGTCTGGAACACCTTACTCTTACGTAATTGCTGGTAGCCGTGCTCGTAACTTAAACAACGAAACTGGTAGCACTAGCCGTAACAGATCTCTAGCTTACATCCCAAGAAATGCTAGCGAAATCAACTTAGTTGACTACACTTCTGGTGGACAAACTGTTACAGCTGCAGAGCAGTGGAACAAGCTAAACAACTTGATTGAAAGCGATAGCTACCTAGACAGCCGTCGTGGTAAGTACGCTGAGAAGAATGGCGACTGGTCTCCATTCGTATCTATCTTCGACTTAGGTATTCGTCAGGATGTTGGTATTAGAGCAGGTGGACAACTACACCGTCTACAATTATCTCTCGATATCAGCAACATCGCTAACATGTTGAACAAAGACTGGGGTGTTGTTTACAACGTACCAGGTAGCTTTAACAACTACTACCTATACCAATTTGAAGGTTACGAAGGTGACGGAACTACTCCTCAGTTCACATTCAGAGATGGTGAAACTGGTGATGAGCGTTTCAACATTAGTGGCTTCTCTTCTCGTTGGAGAATGCGTGTAGGTGTACGTTACCTATTTAACTAA
- a CDS encoding TIGR04283 family arsenosugar biosynthesis glycosyltransferase → MLSIIIPVYNEEETLPSLLETLSVLLNDGSCEVLVVDGGASQQIRNVCGQYSVEYISSNVGRAVQMNAGAAQAKSEVLYFLHADSELPSGFLESILRAKQKGIDAGCFRLRFYPAHPILDFYAWFTRFDINLFRFGDQSLFIKKEVFQEIGGFDESLQVMEDQEIIHRIKKVATFKVLEDSIGTSARKYEQVGRLRLQWIFIGVVVLYYLGISQSIIKDFYLKQLQLYR, encoded by the coding sequence GTGCTTAGTATCATAATTCCAGTATATAACGAAGAGGAGACCTTACCGAGTTTGTTGGAGACTCTTTCTGTGTTGTTGAATGATGGGAGTTGTGAAGTGCTGGTAGTTGATGGTGGTGCATCTCAACAAATAAGGAATGTATGTGGGCAGTACTCGGTGGAGTATATCTCCTCGAATGTTGGGCGAGCCGTTCAGATGAATGCAGGTGCCGCTCAGGCAAAAAGTGAGGTGTTATACTTTCTTCATGCCGACAGTGAGCTGCCTTCAGGGTTTTTGGAATCTATTCTTCGAGCTAAACAGAAAGGGATAGATGCTGGATGTTTTAGATTAAGATTTTACCCTGCTCATCCTATACTAGATTTTTATGCATGGTTCACTAGGTTTGATATAAATCTATTCAGATTTGGGGATCAGAGCCTATTTATTAAGAAAGAAGTATTTCAAGAAATAGGTGGTTTCGATGAGAGTTTACAAGTTATGGAAGACCAAGAAATCATACACCGCATTAAAAAAGTAGCCACTTTTAAGGTATTAGAAGATAGTATTGGAACCTCAGCGCGTAAATATGAACAAGTAGGAAGGTTGAGGCTGCAATGGATATTTATAGGGGTAGTTGTTCTTTATTATTTAGGGATTTCTCAATCTATTATTAAAGATTTCTATTTGAAACAATTGCAATTATATAGGTGA
- a CDS encoding TIGR04282 family arsenosugar biosynthesis glycosyltransferase yields MSKNRIIIFVKNTIKGKVKTRLAKTLGDDEALAVYKELLAITKANVEPLEVEKEVWYAWHTEEGDVWDEDLFNKKVQVEGDLGQKMSQAFASSFKESCEKVVLIGSDCPTITTSIFEEAFNALNENDVVIGPSLDGGYYLIGMNQFIPELFEGITWSTEKVFGESKKVLEGLGKTLYALQPLNDIDNETDWNAYLSEIRA; encoded by the coding sequence GTGAGTAAAAACCGCATAATTATTTTTGTAAAGAACACCATCAAAGGAAAGGTAAAAACGAGATTAGCTAAAACCTTAGGCGATGACGAGGCCCTGGCGGTTTATAAAGAGTTATTAGCGATAACAAAGGCTAATGTAGAGCCACTAGAAGTGGAAAAAGAAGTTTGGTATGCATGGCACACCGAGGAGGGTGATGTTTGGGATGAGGATCTTTTCAACAAAAAAGTACAAGTGGAAGGAGATTTAGGGCAGAAAATGAGTCAAGCTTTCGCTAGTAGTTTTAAAGAGAGCTGTGAAAAAGTAGTTCTAATTGGGAGCGATTGTCCTACAATTACTACTTCTATTTTTGAAGAGGCATTTAATGCTTTGAACGAAAATGACGTTGTGATTGGGCCATCATTAGATGGGGGGTATTACTTAATTGGAATGAACCAATTCATCCCAGAGCTTTTTGAAGGGATAACCTGGAGTACGGAAAAAGTATTTGGTGAAAGTAAGAAAGTGTTAGAAGGCCTTGGGAAAACACTGTATGCCCTTCAGCCACTCAACGATATTGATAATGAAACCGATTGGAATGCTTATTTGAGTGAAATTCGTGCTTAG
- a CDS encoding MBL fold metallo-hydrolase: MKYGGNTSCIQIELDGTDELIVADCGTGFRNLGNELTSNGHHLQGKIFITHPHWDHLQGFPFFKPFYNSNNAFKVFMPPQDEAGCKEILQGHLSNTFFPVSIDMLESELDCMTFEKGTLNFDSYSVEYMWANHTVPTAIYKFNIGSHVVIFAPDNELPIDNEDHSAFLNEFKAFVKGADVLIHDAQFTREQHKDRLGWGHSDWETVIDVTKDLGISHLVLTHHDPDHCDEVLDRINLEVAEYASDSYQTVGLVKEGQELNLS; this comes from the coding sequence ATGAAGTACGGGGGTAATACCTCTTGCATTCAAATTGAATTGGATGGTACAGATGAATTGATAGTAGCTGATTGCGGAACAGGTTTTAGAAACCTCGGCAATGAGCTTACTAGCAATGGGCACCACTTGCAGGGTAAAATTTTTATTACCCACCCACATTGGGATCACCTCCAAGGCTTCCCATTTTTTAAGCCGTTTTATAACAGTAATAATGCCTTCAAAGTATTCATGCCTCCACAAGATGAGGCTGGCTGTAAGGAGATTTTACAAGGCCATCTCTCCAATACTTTTTTCCCGGTTTCTATAGATATGCTGGAGTCGGAATTAGACTGCATGACTTTCGAGAAAGGAACCTTAAACTTCGATAGTTATTCCGTCGAATATATGTGGGCCAATCACACCGTCCCTACTGCCATTTATAAATTTAATATCGGTTCACATGTGGTAATATTTGCCCCAGATAATGAGCTGCCTATTGATAACGAAGATCATTCTGCCTTTTTAAATGAATTCAAAGCATTCGTTAAAGGTGCAGACGTTTTAATCCATGATGCACAATTTACAAGAGAGCAGCATAAGGATCGATTAGGATGGGGACACAGCGACTGGGAAACGGTTATCGATGTAACCAAAGATCTAGGTATTTCACATTTAGTGCTTACACATCACGATCCCGATCATTGTGATGAGGTGTTAGATCGAATAAATTTAGAGGTAGCTGAATATGCTTCAGATAGCTACCAAACGGTTGGGTTAGTAAAAGAAGGACAGGAATTAAACCTGTCCTAA
- a CDS encoding DUF349 domain-containing protein, translating into MNLEQEKNTEEEMNVDATNAETETTEAEEKVEAEVDEEVETTEESSEVETVAESESEVEESEENSAADFYNEILAKAKEFVKSNDWALVSNEFANQGLHISDGPAPNDEESKAAFKEYEELKADFEERKKAHYEELNKKREENLVKKKDLLKEFAAIVNEEKWSATKEVAQIKNKWEHIKQVPHNEIEALNERFEALMKEFESHKVDRLVKKLQKEEENLTLKLLILDKMDALNQKSNTEEADFNALNEEFEDLLSQWRKIGRVPVEKNEGVWDRFNAAQDVFNELRFKHDKEYRKRIEAALKKKKKLIAEAESLIDDKNIAEAARRVNKLHKAWKKTANLPQKDENELWDQFKAATDSFNEKKSDNLEVLREQEQKNLDHKEALIEKAQKVKDTDNYEEGHRMMQDLMKEWKAIGPVPRKKSSKIWKKFKGAMDDFYESRRDHFKERRGEQKDNLAVKKEIIDKLIALGEHEDPAKAVEEAKKLQADFKDAGHVPIKAKNKIWKQYREACDVIYDRFRAMGSDLGAERELASQGYEPEERKQIIKLQKEQSALKKDISKLEAEVIQYKEAQTYFKPTNKGNKLKDELQEKITKAEGRITEKQHRLVEIDKEINTFSDSDEEE; encoded by the coding sequence ATGAACCTGGAGCAAGAAAAAAATACCGAAGAAGAAATGAATGTAGATGCAACAAATGCAGAAACTGAAACAACAGAAGCAGAAGAAAAAGTAGAAGCTGAGGTTGATGAGGAAGTAGAAACTACAGAAGAGTCTTCGGAAGTTGAAACTGTTGCAGAAAGCGAAAGTGAAGTTGAAGAATCAGAGGAAAATTCAGCAGCAGATTTTTATAATGAGATTTTAGCCAAAGCAAAAGAATTTGTGAAGTCGAACGACTGGGCTTTGGTATCTAACGAATTTGCGAATCAAGGGCTTCATATAAGTGATGGCCCTGCTCCAAACGATGAGGAGTCGAAAGCAGCCTTTAAGGAGTACGAAGAACTAAAGGCAGATTTTGAAGAGCGTAAAAAAGCACACTACGAAGAGCTAAATAAAAAGCGCGAAGAAAACCTCGTAAAGAAAAAAGACCTTCTGAAAGAATTTGCAGCCATTGTTAATGAAGAAAAATGGTCGGCAACCAAAGAAGTAGCTCAAATCAAGAACAAATGGGAGCACATTAAGCAAGTGCCTCATAATGAAATTGAGGCTCTGAACGAGCGATTTGAAGCTCTAATGAAGGAATTTGAAAGTCATAAAGTTGACCGACTCGTTAAAAAGCTTCAAAAGGAAGAAGAGAACCTAACATTGAAGTTGCTCATCCTAGATAAAATGGATGCGTTAAATCAGAAGAGTAATACGGAAGAAGCCGACTTCAATGCACTCAATGAAGAATTTGAAGACCTACTTTCGCAGTGGCGCAAAATTGGTCGTGTTCCTGTTGAAAAAAATGAAGGAGTTTGGGATCGATTCAATGCGGCTCAAGATGTATTTAACGAACTGCGCTTCAAGCACGACAAAGAGTATAGAAAGCGAATTGAAGCTGCTCTAAAGAAAAAGAAAAAATTAATCGCTGAAGCAGAGTCATTAATTGATGACAAGAATATTGCGGAAGCAGCCCGCCGAGTTAATAAGCTCCATAAAGCTTGGAAGAAGACAGCGAATCTTCCACAAAAAGACGAAAATGAATTATGGGATCAGTTTAAAGCAGCTACCGATTCATTTAACGAAAAGAAGTCGGACAATTTAGAAGTACTGCGTGAGCAAGAGCAAAAAAATCTTGATCACAAAGAAGCTCTTATCGAAAAAGCTCAAAAGGTGAAAGACACCGACAACTATGAGGAAGGGCACCGTATGATGCAAGACCTCATGAAAGAGTGGAAAGCGATTGGGCCAGTTCCTCGTAAAAAGTCTTCTAAGATCTGGAAGAAATTTAAAGGAGCGATGGATGACTTCTATGAAAGCCGTAGAGATCATTTCAAAGAACGCAGAGGCGAGCAAAAAGATAACCTCGCGGTTAAAAAAGAAATTATTGATAAACTTATCGCTTTAGGTGAACACGAAGATCCAGCAAAAGCAGTAGAAGAAGCCAAAAAACTACAGGCTGACTTTAAAGATGCTGGGCACGTACCTATTAAAGCAAAGAATAAAATTTGGAAGCAGTATCGCGAAGCATGCGATGTAATTTACGATCGCTTCAGAGCAATGGGCTCTGATTTAGGTGCCGAGCGTGAATTGGCTTCTCAGGGGTATGAGCCAGAAGAAAGAAAGCAGATCATAAAACTGCAAAAAGAGCAAAGTGCACTCAAAAAAGATATCTCTAAGCTGGAAGCTGAAGTGATACAGTACAAAGAAGCACAAACTTATTTTAAGCCTACAAATAAAGGCAATAAATTAAAAGATGAACTACAGGAAAAGATAACAAAGGCGGAAGGCCGAATTACAGAAAAGCAACATAGACTAGTCGAAATAGATAAGGAAATAAATACCTTTTCTGATTCGGATGAAGAAGAGTAA
- a CDS encoding mechanosensitive ion channel family protein → MENFEFDSRFFTGLVMEYGPNLVKAILVLVVGLWAVGLAGRVVKKMLNKSNVDPSLQGFLRSMVSILLKIMVYITALGMLGIEMTSFIAILGAAGLAIGMALSGTLQNFAGGVMILLFKYFKVGDFIEAQGHSGTVKEIQIFVTILTTPDNKTIILPNGPLATNSLINFSTQPTRRVDWVFGIGYGDDVDKAYEVLRKLLKEDDRIHTDPEPFIAVKELADSSVNFVVRAWVDASNYWPVHFRMNEEVYKTFDKEGLSIPYPQRDIYVHQIKD, encoded by the coding sequence ATGGAGAATTTCGAATTTGATAGCAGATTTTTTACTGGACTTGTGATGGAGTACGGGCCGAATCTGGTAAAAGCAATACTGGTACTAGTAGTAGGTTTATGGGCCGTTGGTTTGGCTGGCCGTGTAGTTAAAAAGATGTTGAATAAGAGTAATGTTGATCCCTCGCTACAAGGGTTTTTACGATCAATGGTTTCGATCCTGCTGAAGATTATGGTGTACATTACAGCATTAGGAATGCTGGGAATTGAAATGACATCATTCATTGCCATTTTAGGTGCTGCAGGTTTAGCAATAGGTATGGCTTTATCTGGTACTCTACAGAATTTTGCAGGCGGTGTAATGATCCTGCTATTTAAATATTTCAAAGTGGGCGATTTTATTGAGGCACAAGGCCACTCTGGAACAGTTAAAGAAATTCAGATTTTTGTAACCATACTAACTACTCCGGATAACAAAACGATTATTCTACCGAACGGTCCCTTAGCTACAAATTCACTCATTAATTTTTCTACCCAACCAACACGTCGTGTGGATTGGGTATTTGGAATAGGCTATGGAGATGATGTAGACAAAGCTTATGAAGTACTTCGAAAATTGTTGAAAGAAGATGATCGCATCCATACCGATCCAGAACCATTTATAGCTGTTAAAGAGCTTGCTGATAGCTCAGTAAATTTTGTAGTTCGTGCATGGGTTGATGCATCAAATTACTGGCCGGTACATTTTAGGATGAACGAAGAAGTGTATAAGACATTTGATAAAGAAGGTTTAAGCATTCCATATCCACAAAGAGATATTTATGTGCATCAAATAAAAGACTAA